One Cyprinus carpio isolate SPL01 chromosome A16, ASM1834038v1, whole genome shotgun sequence genomic region harbors:
- the LOC109046939 gene encoding sphingomyelin phosphodiesterase 5-like codes for MSLRESPFPNFFLEGLHAVGWGLIFPCFWFLDHLLAVCISTSLEHMLRREMECYLHPLQVVFGFVLFFILFIISTPFALLGFVLWVPLQAVRRPFAYHHQEQIIPMEDRNARWEESGKVSFVFLSGNLCMLPDGVARFNNLGHTQNRAAYIGKSIVQGVTRPHICIFVDSPSSCSTVTPSSSLIPQPAPSSYGSIDVSATNPLEDIRETDDLPKPSCNQNSNQHKDPPRTLLRDADVPVEVSALFPSSVDVMCFQEVFDKRAALKLTRALGPLYGHVLYDVGVYACQPAGTCSSFKFFNSGLFLASRYPVMEAEYHCFPNGRGEDALAAKGLLTVKVEIGLRKGEKKMVGYINCTHLHAPEGDGAIRFEQLNMLTKWINEFQAVTRREDEMVVFDVLCGDFNFDNCSPNDRLEQSHSVFEDYMDPCRAGAGREKPWVIGTLLEHPTLYDENTRTPDSLQRTLETEELRKDYISPPVALGGVPLVYPESDQPWTGRRIDYLLYRESAVSSHGKTELEEFTYVTQLAGLTDHVPLAFRLAVSLDPQPAF; via the exons ATGTCTTTAAGAGAGTCTCCTTTCCCCAATTTCTTCCTGGAAGGTCTCCATGCCGTAGGATGGGGTCTGATCTTCCCTTGTTTCTGGTTCCTGGACCATCTCCTCGCCGTCTGCATCTCCACCAGTCTGGAGCACATGTTGCGGCGCGAAATGGAGTGCTACCTTCACCCGCTTCAGGTCGTCTTCGGCTTCGTCCTCTTCTTCATCCTGTTCATAATCTCCACGCCGTTTGCCCTCCTGGGGTTCGTGCTATGGGTGCCACTGCAGGCCGTACGCCGGCCGTTCGCGTACCACCATCAGGAGCAGATCATTCCCATGGAGGATCGCAATGCTAGGTGGGAAGAGTCTGGGAAAGTCAGTTTCGTGTTTTTGTCGGGAAACTTGTGCATGCTTCCCGACGGTGTTGCACGCTTCAACAACCTCGGGCACACGCAAAACCGCGCAGCATACATCGGGAAAAGCATCGTGCAGGGTGTCACGCGCCCTCACATCTGTATCTTCGTCGATTCTCCCAGCAGCTGCAGCACCGTTACACCATCCAGCAGTTTGATCCCACAACCGGCGCCATCCTCGTACGGATCCATAGACGTTTCCGCGACCAATCCGTTGGAAGATATTCGTGAAACCGACGACCTTCCCAAACCTAGCTGCAACCAGAACTCTAACCAGCACAAGGATCCGCCTCGGACACTCTTACGGGACGCGGATGTGCCGGTGGAAGTGTCCGCTCTGTTCCCGTCCTCCGTGGACGTTATGTGTTTCCAGGAGGTTTTCGATAAGCGAGCTGCTTTGAAGCTCACGCGGGCTCTCGGTCCGCTCTATGGACACGTGCTCTACGACGTCGGCGTCTACGCCTGCCAGCCTGCTGGAACATGCTcatcttttaagttttttaacAGCGGTTTGTTCCTGGCTAGTCGCTATCCCGTGATGGAGGCTGAGTATCACTGCTTTCCCAACGGACGAGGAGAAGACGCTCTGGCTGCCAAAGGACTGCTCACTGTAAAG GTGGAAATCGGGTTACGAAAAGGTGAGAAGAAAATGGTCGGGTATATTAACTGCACTCACCTGCACGCTCCTGAAG GGGACGGAGCGATTCGCTTCGAGCAGCTGAACATGTTGACCAAATGGATCAATGAGTTCCAGGCAGTGACCAGACGAGAAGATGAGATGGTGGTGTTTGATGTGCTCTGTGGAGACTTTAACTTTGACAACTGCTCTCCAA ACGACAGACTGGAGCAAAGCCACAGTGTGTTTGAGGACTATATGGACCCCTGCAGAGCCGGAGCCGGGAGAGAGAAGCCATGGGTCATCG GAACCCTGTTGGAGCATCCCACGCTCTACGATGAGAACACGAGGACACCAGACAGCCTGCAGCG GACTCTGGAGACTGAAGAACTGCGTAAGGACTATATTTCTCCACCGGTGGCGCTCGGAGGTGTTCCTCTGGTCTATCCTGAGTCTGATCAGCCCTGGACGGGCCGCCGGATCGATTACCTCCTGTATCGAGAGAGCGCTGTGTCCAGTCACGGAAAAACT GAGCTGGAGGAGTTTACGTACGTCACGCAGCTGGCTGGACTGACGGATCACGTTCCTCTGGCCTTCAGACTCGCCGTCTCTCTGGATCCACAGCCTGCTTTCTAG